DNA from Cottoperca gobio chromosome 4, fCotGob3.1, whole genome shotgun sequence:
TTGAATTCTTCTTacatacattttgaatgcaggacttttacttgcaaTATTAGGATATTTTCACTTTTGATtaattcttccaccactgtagGTAAATGGTAAAAGTGATGAGGTGGTAAAAATGTCAGTTAGTACATTTAAAGTTAATTGtacttatttatatacattttactttaaatatatatatttaaagtaatgCTACTTTTGtaatacttcttccatcactggaaatagtcattttatttttcacttttatgACATGgttgtatttacagtatttaccAAATGGCAGCATTGAGTTGTAATGTAAATTACAGATGTAAATGCATattaaaacacagcaaatggTCATTATTTCTGTTCACCTCGTTTTTATTTGCATAGGAACATGAAAGCCtgcaaaaaatgtaattgtgacATTCTTGTGtaatttcatttattatcttaAAAAGGTCCATTATCAAGCTTTTGTTGTGACTGTAAGTTTATGACAATCAGCATGTCAACCAGTATGCATATTATAGGTTttataactttaaaatgaaatccCTGTCCTCTTAGACAAAACTTAGAAAGCATACAAGGCTTTTATGTTCTTCCCCCACCACCTCAGTGACTGCATCATACACACAAAGtatacacaaaaataaaataaaacaaaacattcagagTTTTATTCATACAGTTTCCACTCTTCCCAGTAGATCTAACAGTCCATCTTTACTGAGAAACATCGTCTCAGCTGTCTGCTGACAGATCACCTCAAACTTAGGCGTTTCCTCCAGAGCTCCCTGTCCCACTACAATAACATACGGGTAGCCCAGTCTGCTGGCATCCTTCAGCCTCTTCCCAATGGTCATCTGTGTACGGTCATCAAGAACCACTTCGCCCCTCAAACGAGGCAAAGTCTCTACGAAAGTATGAACCAGTTCCTCAGCTACGCCTGAAGCAGCATCCTCCTTACTGCCCTTCTTTGGAGGTAAAACACATGCCTGGTACGGGGCGAGAATGCCGGGCCAGCAGATCCCCTCTTCTGTTGACAACACCTCGATCGCTGCGGCGAGAATACGGGTTATCCCAAGACCATAGCAGCCCATCTCTGCAATACTAGGCTTGTTCTGGGCATTGCTGAAGTTGGCATTAAACATTTGAGAGTACTTTTTACCCAGGTAAAATGTGTGGCCGACCTCTATACCCTTCGACTCTACCAGTGTGCCAGTTTTGCACTGTGGGCAGTCACTTTTGTCTGATGACATGGTCTCTACATTAGCAGAGAAGGAGCAGTTCTCACAGACCAGAAGCCGGTCCTCACCAATGTCTGCTGGCAGCTGGAACTCGTGGGAGAGTTTACCACCGATGTTGCCTGGGTCCGCCTGCACCTGAACACAACGCAGACCCAGCCGGGCAAAGAGCCTGGTGTATGCCTGGCACACAGATTCATAGGTCTCGTAAGCTGCTTCTTCACTCGCATCAAATGAGTACATGTCCTTCATGTAGAACTCCCTCCCTCGAAGCAGACCAAACTTCGGCTTTGGTTCATCTCTGAATTTTCGGGTgatctgttaaaaaaaaaaggaggaaagatATAATGTAAAAATTGGAGCTTATTACAACAAATATACTGGTAGCAACAGGATGAAAGAGTACCTGATAAAGGAGCAGAGGGAGCTGTCTGTAGGAGAGAGTCGCCTGGTGAGCGACCAGAGTCGTCACTGCCTCCTCATGTGTGGGACCCAAGCAGTAGTCGGCTCCGTGCCGGTCTTTCAGACGGAACAGCTCTTTTCCCATCAAGTCCCAGCGCTCACTGGTTTTCCAGAGATGAGCTGAGCACAAACTGGGCATATCCAGCTTCTGCCCACCGATCCCCTGCATCTCTTGGTCAATAACTCTCACCTGTTGATTTAAGAcagcagtttgttgttttggacCAAACTAagaacacttttacatttataatcaaCCTTGCCACTTCAATAGACTTTGCAGTAATCCCTTTTAAACAATTCCATCTCCTcaggcctatatatatatatatatatatatatatatatatatatatatatatatatatatatatatatatatatatatatatatatatatatatatatatatatatatatatatatatatatatatatatatatatatatatatatatgcaaccTGTGTTGATGGGTCAAAAATACATGCTTTCTTTTAAGGGGTCACAAACCTAAAAGGTTGCCAACTTTTGCTCTAGTGTGCAGATTATCATGGATAACTGTCAGACATATTGTGCGACCTATAAACCTGTAACTGAATACCACATgcatatgatttatttttgtatttttatcacCATTAGTTGTGTGATTGCTAGTCTtctaaaataaagaacaaattaACAGCaatctataaaaataaaagcattggGTATTaatggaaaaagaggaagacagcATAATCCAGACatatacaactttttttttttttttttaaatgaaccaacttcacaaaagaaaaaaggtgaattttttaaattataaatcaacAACAATGTAAACTTGTATGATTCATGAGTCTGTGAGACagtgtatttatcttttttatagCCGTTTCAGTGTCATGTCAGaaaaatctgaatctgaaaacatttgtttgtggacATGACACAGCCAGATTCACCAGGCTTACCtgacatgaatatatatatatatatatatatatatatatatatatatatatatatatatatatatatatatatatatatatatatatttatttttttaaacaaaaacgaGTCTCACCAGCTTCTCCATGGAGCGGACGGTGGCAGGAAGGTAGTAGTAACAACCGGGgttagatggatggatgagccCGGCCTGCTGCATGAGCCTTTGACTCTTACAAGTCATCTCTCCTGGCAGCCGGCTTTCCTGCTCACGCAGGTTTGAGGGCTGGTAGAGGCGGGACACCAGGAGCGTGGGCTTGATTCGTCTGGTGGAGGCAGGAACAGTGGCATGCTCAGCACATCCCGAATGGTGCCTCCGGGGAAGTACTGAGGTTCTGTTGATGCGCTGGAAGACTCTCGACCAAATCTGATTCATTATAGGCTCCATGGTAAATACAGGCCTACTGAATGAGACAAATCAATTAAGAACTGAAACTATTAGTCAGAGAATAAATAAGCAATATTTtgcactttacttgagtatttccattttatgcacatttatatatttctactgCATTTAATTTCTGTAGCAAGCTCCCCagcagtatatttatatatttttatatatatatatatatatatatatatatatatatatatatagtaaaaagccttttattacattaaagttattgattcaatttaaatattatttctacCCTGTGGTGCTTGGGACTTttgcttaagtaaaatatcAGAGTGCTTCTCCCtctgacacaaatacacatgatCTAGGAAAATTGATACTCGCATGCAGGTAAAGTGAGTAATCAGGTGAAGGTCGTCAACACTCAGTAATTTTCCTTACAGATGACACATTTAGTCCTTTAAATAAGCCACAGATATAAAACATGAATGCAGACGTTTGGTTGTGGATGCAGATGCCACTGACAGATGTCCAAAATGTGCTCAGCAGCGACAGTTCACAGATACATGTCACTAAATCCTGCCCTGATGGACAGTTTAGCACTTTAGCTAGCTTGGATGGTTAGCCTCCTCAGTGAACACATAACGACGTAGTTACGTATGCAGAAGCAGTAAACAAGACTCACCTTGAGACCGACAACTACTGTGTGATTGTTCAGAGTAGGTTATTTGGGCAAATGAGCCAAGAGTGTCATTTTTATAAAGTTGACAAACTGCAAAATATTGAAGGTCCCTGCATGTTGTCTTCTTTAGCCAGATATCCGGTGAAGGTCACATCGCCACCTGCAGGTCTGGAGCAGTAACGACGCTTCACCATACACAGTGGCAGTGTAGGGGAAAGTATTTAGATTCAGTACAATATCATTAATATAtctctaactgtgtgtgtgtgtgtgtgtgtgtgtgtgtgtgtgtgtgtgtgtgtgtgtgtgtgtgtgtgtgtgtgtggagagagagagagagagagagagagagagagagagagagagagagagagagagagagtctttaAGGGTCtaagtgtctgtattttggctacacagTTTGTTATAAGAGCTATTTTTAAACCTTGCCAAAGcatgaagaaattaaaaagtGGAAAATATCCCAAGTGAGGCACAAGAGTTAAGGGTAACGTTGTTGATTGTTTATGTCTTCTTGTACATTCtacaaatgtaatacattaagttatttcttttttttgtaaaaaacatTGTGTCATTTCGTTGCGGTGCGTTGCTGTACCGGCGTTTAAGAGTATTCTATGTCGTCATAAATGATATGCTTTGTTAACGGCACATAATGTGTGAATAATTGCTTTCATTTTTCAAACAGTTTTGTTGAAAAATATCTCTTTGTGCTTTCATGGCCCATAATAGAAGGTATAACCAGTAACCCTAACCTTAACAACAATCTGTATCAGTGTTTTACAAAAAGCTTCAACATATTATTTTCAGGACCTTATGATATGATAATAAGCGCTTCCTCTAGCTCTGATTTGAAGTTCATCAACTCCTGAGAAGAATACCTGACTCCTTAGCTGCTAATACAAATCTGCCCTTTGGTAGTGAGCAAATATATAGAGGGTTTACCAGAACTTTGTAACtgaaacagctgacagacagtcagtcagacagacagacatataatataacatacaaTAACATACAATATAAACACCAGGCAAAGTACTccaaacctcctctgtggtagttcctgctacagtaggtgtctccaggatcTGATTTTGCCATGCCACTCACatggtgaaaacaataccagcgtcgcTGTCACGGCTGATAACAATGAGGTGAAAGCTGCTTAAACACTCTGTATAGCTGGTGGTGATACATCAGTAAttgttataaaatgtattgaaataacAGTAAAGATAAATAGATGTAGTGTTGAAAACATAATTACACACATTAAAGCAGAGAcatgcagttttattttatttattttttcatgttgtgtgcagctgctcctcccAACGCATGTCCAGTCCTTTCAAACAGTAGCTTGGACCATACGAATACTTCGCACATCCACTGCAATCCCTTTCCTTCTCGGGGATCTACCTGGagtagaaaataaagttttgtctCCAGTGTAGTGTTGGGGAAATAATACAATCACAAATATAATCATGTTTAAATACCTTTATTGAACATACAGTGATCGGTAATCATGTATTATTCCTGctatatttgattgttttgaatCTGAACTGTGAATATGAAGCCTGAAATGCCGTCAGTGAAAACATAAACTATAAGACAGCTACTCCTGGACAGGGGTGGAAGAAgaactcagatcttttacttaagtaaaagtagcaataccacagtgtagaaatactaagtaatagtcctgcatttaaatgtttacttaagtaaaagcacaatAGTATGAGCATCACAATTACTCATAATGCAGAAGGGCCCAtgtcagaataataataataataataataataataataataatataataataataataataataataataataataataataataataaataaataaatattaaattataattattacatcACTTTGATGTTGCAGCAGGTAAACAAGCAcctttttattcttgggggcaTTAACTGCAAACAGGGAAGAAAACATATGGAAttgttcaaatgtgtttattagtaTTATGATGAGTTATATAAGGTGTATATTGGTGGGGGAAATTAATCATAAACCTCAGTCACAGCATGACAGTTACTTCTATGTTCACCAGATGGAGATGGAGTCTCACAGGTAATGTTTTCATATGGCTTAAATTAAGCTTTTAAGAGTATCAACCAAAAATCTAATACTTTCAGATTCAAGGTTTATATTTCATTGGTGTATCCTAAGTAATTCTATAAATATGGGTAACATATCTCACTATCTGTGATTGTGCAGATTAGTTTAGGCAcagcatttgatttgaattattttttgtaCTGATGggtatattttaatatattgtatgtacaaaacataaaacatgatgTATTGTTATCTTGTTTAGTACGTACAATCTAAgtctgaaaagtaaaataactaaacCTGTCAgtataaatgtagtggagtaaaattCCCTCTTAATTGCAGGTATCTTTTGTCTATATAAGAAAGGGGCAGTGCACATTTCTAAATACATAtggtataaaaacattttattctatttttcatCTGTAGTCCCTGGCCAAGGTGTTACAAAAAACTTCCTGAAATAcaacacagcaaaaacaaaaacagggcATGCAGTTAGTGAGGCTTCCTAAAAtacagaagtataaagtagcgtAAAATGGAAATGCTCAGATAAAGAACAAGTAGCCTGCCTCAAATTTGTACTTTACAGTACTTGAGTTAATGTTGCTACCCCTGGCATGAAGATGGCAACTCTATTATTCGGACAAACATTTTCTCAGAAGGGACGTGACAGGTCACAgtgatggagacagatggagacagacatcTGTGTGGGAGAGTACAATACGGTCTAACTAAGAAAGGGGTGAAATATGTAGTTGgagtttaaattaaatgtaacat
Protein-coding regions in this window:
- the pars2 gene encoding putative proline--tRNA ligase, mitochondrial, producing MEPIMNQIWSRVFQRINRTSVLPRRHHSGCAEHATVPASTRRIKPTLLVSRLYQPSNLREQESRLPGEMTCKSQRLMQQAGLIHPSNPGCYYYLPATVRSMEKLVRVIDQEMQGIGGQKLDMPSLCSAHLWKTSERWDLMGKELFRLKDRHGADYCLGPTHEEAVTTLVAHQATLSYRQLPLLLYQITRKFRDEPKPKFGLLRGREFYMKDMYSFDASEEAAYETYESVCQAYTRLFARLGLRCVQVQADPGNIGGKLSHEFQLPADIGEDRLLVCENCSFSANVETMSSDKSDCPQCKTGTLVESKGIEVGHTFYLGKKYSQMFNANFSNAQNKPSIAEMGCYGLGITRILAAAIEVLSTEEGICWPGILAPYQACVLPPKKGSKEDAASGVAEELVHTFVETLPRLRGEVVLDDRTQMTIGKRLKDASRLGYPYVIVVGQGALEETPKFEVICQQTAETMFLSKDGLLDLLGRVETV